A stretch of Dietzia lutea DNA encodes these proteins:
- a CDS encoding DUF4244 domain-containing protein — translation MSTHLTHRTDTLATRTLAAPAAAVARARSALHRRFHAMTGPDAGMSTVEYAVGTIAAAAFGAVLYTVVSGDSIPDALGGIIEQALNTSV, via the coding sequence ATGTCCACTCACCTCACCCATCGGACCGACACCCTCGCCACCCGGACTCTCGCCGCCCCGGCGGCGGCGGTGGCGCGCGCCCGTTCCGCCCTGCATCGCCGGTTCCACGCGATGACCGGCCCGGACGCGGGGATGTCCACAGTCGAGTACGCCGTCGGGACCATCGCCGCGGCGGCGTTCGGCGCCGTGCTGTACACGGTGGTCAGCGGCGACTCTATCCCGGACGCGCTCGGCGGGATCATCGAGCAGGCGCTCAACACCTCGGTGTGA
- a CDS encoding NRDE family protein: MCMLVVARRVHPRYPLIVVANRDEVLARPTEPLHEWTLEHDGVAGIVAGRDITAGGTWMSMAPGGRFAAVTNVREPGPAIPAPASRGELPVEALTGPVPVTEFAHLVVDGLDAYGGVNLLAGDLDAMWWASNRSTRGPLPLDDGVHGLSNAALNTPWPKVVGAVRDVRTLLGTDLIEGPDWSRALLDVLADRRPAAPWTMPRTGVPLSHEWRLSSRFVRIGGSYGTRSTTAVRVDQHGVADVVERTWDTRGRVTGTVTRRV, from the coding sequence ATGTGCATGCTCGTGGTCGCCCGCCGGGTCCACCCCCGTTACCCGCTCATCGTGGTGGCCAACCGGGACGAGGTCCTCGCCCGTCCCACCGAGCCGCTCCACGAGTGGACGCTGGAGCACGACGGTGTCGCGGGCATCGTCGCCGGCCGGGACATCACCGCCGGAGGGACCTGGATGTCCATGGCGCCGGGCGGGCGGTTCGCCGCGGTCACCAATGTCCGCGAGCCCGGGCCGGCGATCCCCGCGCCGGCGTCGCGTGGCGAGCTGCCGGTCGAGGCGCTCACCGGTCCGGTGCCGGTCACGGAGTTCGCCCACCTCGTCGTCGACGGCCTCGACGCCTACGGGGGCGTCAACCTCCTCGCCGGTGACCTCGACGCCATGTGGTGGGCCTCCAACCGGTCCACGCGCGGCCCGCTACCTCTGGACGACGGCGTCCATGGACTGTCCAACGCGGCCCTGAACACGCCGTGGCCCAAGGTCGTCGGCGCGGTCCGTGACGTGCGGACGCTGCTGGGCACCGACCTCATCGAAGGCCCGGACTGGTCGCGGGCTCTGCTCGATGTACTGGCGGACCGCCGCCCGGCCGCGCCGTGGACGATGCCCCGCACCGGCGTGCCCCTGTCGCACGAGTGGCGGTTGTCGTCGAGGTTCGTCCGTATCGGCGGGAGTTACGGCACCCGATCGACGACCGCGGTCCGCGTGGACCAGCACGGCGTCGCCGACG
- a CDS encoding TadE family type IV pilus minor pilin: MPRRLHAAATRDDGSVTVEAALGIASLVVVVALAAAGAGAALTQIRVVDAAREAARVAAMSGAEEGTAAGRVAAPGADVSVTGAGGSVTAEVVAPARGLRGVELRGRAVARAEPGVAP; encoded by the coding sequence GTGCCGCGACGGCTCCACGCGGCGGCGACCCGCGACGACGGCTCGGTGACCGTCGAGGCCGCCCTCGGGATCGCCTCCCTCGTGGTGGTGGTCGCGCTCGCCGCCGCCGGTGCCGGTGCCGCGTTGACGCAGATCAGGGTGGTCGACGCCGCCCGTGAGGCGGCGCGGGTGGCCGCGATGTCCGGGGCGGAGGAGGGCACGGCGGCCGGCCGGGTCGCCGCGCCCGGTGCCGACGTCTCGGTCACCGGCGCCGGGGGATCCGTCACGGCCGAGGTCGTGGCGCCGGCGCGGGGCCTGCGCGGCGTGGAGTTGCGCGGTCGGGCCGTGGCGCGCGCCGAGCCCGGCGTGGCGCCGTGA
- a CDS encoding cold-shock protein, with protein MAQGTVKWFNAEKGYGFIAPEDGSADLFVHYSSIEGTGFKSLEENQRVEFEVGEGQKGPQAQEVRAL; from the coding sequence ATGGCACAGGGCACCGTCAAGTGGTTCAACGCGGAGAAGGGCTACGGGTTCATCGCTCCCGAGGACGGTTCGGCCGACCTCTTCGTCCACTACTCCTCCATCGAGGGCACCGGCTTCAAGTCGCTCGAGGAGAACCAGCGCGTCGAGTTCGAGGTGGGCGAGGGGCAGAAGGGCCCGCAGGCGCAGGAGGTCCGCGCCCTCTGA
- a CDS encoding DEAD/DEAH box helicase: protein MTTYGRELLGHLLEQLPPGPSPLTHAADLPAREARYADWPTWAHPGLVDELRARGVDRPWAHQVATAEHAHAGRHVVVATGTASGKTLGYQLPALSALAEDRNACVLYLAPTKALGQDQLSSVISLVDSVPGLSHVAPASYDGDTPSDARPFIRENSRWIVTNPDMLHLSMLGRARQWTRILRGLRFVVVDECHSYRGVFGSNVSLVLRRLDRLARAMGAAPTFVLASATTSDAGAAATTLVGRECVEVTDDASPQGGRTVALWEPPLMEGLAGEHGAPVRRPAPVEASALMASLVAEGARTLTFVRSRTGAEATALRARERLASEHGARGLELAGRIAAYRAGYLADDRRELERGLAEGELVGVASTSALELGVDISGLDAVVSAGFPGTIASFWQQAGRAGRRGQGALVVLVARDDPLDTYLVHHPAALLGRPVEATVTDPRNPVLLAGQLRCAVSERPMTHDEARAWGATEVLEDLSARGLVRRRPAGWYPAADDHTPHAEVDIRGTGGAEVVIVDAVDGRMLGTIDSVRARSQVHPGALYLHQGESFIVDELDLDEGLALCHPEVPEWTTSAREQVSIDLIETLETAPAGPVTLSLADVEVTTRVTGYQRRLRGGEILDVPPLDLPGTTLATRAVVYTLTPQLLRVAGLEEADWPGALHAAEHAAIGLLPLVATCDRWDIGGVSTALHPDTGLPTVFVYDGYAGGAGFAERGFRRATSWLRATLDAIRACECESGCPSCIQSPKCGNGNDPLSKPGAIALLTEVVGQLAGVAG, encoded by the coding sequence GTGACGACTTACGGACGCGAACTCCTGGGCCACCTGCTGGAACAGCTCCCGCCCGGTCCGTCGCCACTGACCCACGCCGCCGACCTGCCCGCCCGCGAGGCGCGGTACGCCGACTGGCCCACCTGGGCCCACCCCGGCCTGGTCGACGAACTGCGCGCCCGCGGCGTCGACCGGCCCTGGGCACACCAGGTCGCCACCGCCGAACACGCGCACGCCGGTCGACACGTCGTGGTGGCGACGGGAACCGCGTCCGGGAAGACCCTCGGCTACCAGCTGCCCGCGCTGAGCGCCCTCGCCGAGGACCGCAACGCCTGCGTCCTCTACCTGGCCCCGACCAAGGCCCTCGGGCAGGACCAGCTGTCGTCGGTGATCTCGCTGGTGGACTCCGTGCCCGGGCTCTCTCACGTCGCACCCGCCTCCTACGACGGAGACACCCCGTCCGACGCCCGACCCTTCATCCGGGAGAACTCCCGGTGGATCGTCACCAATCCTGACATGCTCCACCTGTCGATGCTCGGCAGAGCCCGCCAGTGGACACGAATCCTGCGGGGGCTCCGCTTTGTCGTCGTCGACGAATGTCACTCCTACCGCGGTGTGTTCGGCTCCAACGTCTCCCTGGTCTTACGCCGGCTCGACAGGTTGGCCCGCGCCATGGGCGCGGCGCCGACCTTCGTCCTGGCCTCTGCCACCACCTCCGACGCCGGGGCCGCCGCTACCACGCTGGTCGGCCGCGAGTGCGTGGAGGTCACCGACGACGCCTCGCCCCAGGGCGGCCGGACCGTCGCGCTGTGGGAACCACCGCTGATGGAGGGCCTCGCCGGCGAGCACGGCGCGCCCGTCCGCCGACCCGCGCCCGTCGAGGCGTCGGCGCTCATGGCCTCCCTCGTGGCCGAGGGCGCGCGCACCCTGACGTTCGTGCGGTCCCGCACCGGTGCCGAAGCCACCGCGCTGCGCGCCCGCGAGCGCCTGGCCTCGGAGCACGGGGCGCGCGGCCTCGAACTCGCCGGCCGCATCGCCGCCTACCGCGCGGGCTACCTCGCCGACGACCGCCGCGAGCTCGAACGCGGCCTCGCCGAGGGCGAACTGGTGGGCGTGGCTTCGACGTCCGCGCTCGAGCTGGGCGTGGACATCTCCGGTCTGGACGCCGTGGTCAGCGCGGGCTTCCCCGGCACCATCGCCTCGTTCTGGCAGCAGGCCGGCCGCGCCGGACGCCGCGGCCAGGGCGCGCTGGTCGTGCTGGTCGCGCGCGACGACCCGCTCGACACCTACCTCGTCCACCACCCCGCCGCGCTGCTCGGCCGCCCCGTCGAGGCCACCGTCACCGACCCACGCAACCCCGTCCTGCTGGCGGGGCAGCTGCGGTGCGCGGTGAGCGAACGGCCCATGACGCACGACGAGGCGCGGGCCTGGGGCGCGACCGAGGTGCTCGAGGACCTCTCCGCGCGCGGGCTCGTGCGACGCCGGCCCGCGGGCTGGTACCCGGCCGCCGACGACCACACCCCGCACGCCGAGGTCGACATCCGGGGCACGGGCGGCGCGGAAGTGGTGATCGTGGACGCGGTGGACGGCCGCATGCTCGGGACGATCGACTCCGTCCGCGCCCGCTCGCAGGTCCACCCCGGCGCGCTGTACCTGCATCAGGGCGAGTCGTTCATCGTCGACGAGCTCGACCTCGACGAGGGGCTGGCGCTGTGCCACCCCGAGGTGCCGGAGTGGACGACCTCCGCGCGCGAGCAGGTGTCGATCGACCTGATCGAGACGCTGGAGACGGCGCCGGCCGGACCGGTCACGCTTTCGCTGGCCGACGTGGAGGTCACCACCCGCGTCACCGGCTACCAGCGGCGGCTGCGCGGCGGGGAGATTCTCGACGTGCCCCCGCTGGATCTGCCCGGGACGACCCTCGCCACCCGGGCGGTGGTCTACACGCTCACCCCGCAGCTCCTGCGGGTGGCCGGGCTCGAGGAGGCGGACTGGCCGGGGGCGCTGCACGCGGCCGAGCACGCCGCGATCGGGCTGCTGCCCCTGGTCGCCACGTGCGACCGCTGGGACATCGGCGGGGTCTCCACCGCCCTGCACCCCGACACCGGCCTGCCGACGGTCTTCGTCTACGACGGTTATGCGGGCGGCGCGGGTTTCGCCGAGCGGGGATTCCGCCGCGCGACCTCGTGGCTGCGGGCGACCCTCGACGCGATCCGCGCCTGCGAGTGCGAATCCGGTTGCCCCTCGTGCATCCAGTCCCCCAAGTGCGGCAACGGCAACGACCCGCTCTCCAAGCCGGGTGCGATCGCGCTGCTCACGGAGGTGGTCGGGCAGCTCGCCGGGGTCGCCGGGTAG
- a CDS encoding Rv3654c family TadE-like protein — protein MTGRSAVAWRAGRRAVTGRAAVAVRTGWRRAGDDDEGAMTVATAFAVAAVLALAVAVLLAGRAAVATHAARSAAELAALAGAHALREGLDPCTAASRIAAANGAELPVCTVDGHDVVARAEVHVELGVLGSRAASAVARAGPV, from the coding sequence GTGACGGGGCGTAGTGCGGTGGCCTGGCGCGCCGGGCGCCGCGCCGTGACCGGGCGCGCCGCCGTAGCCGTGCGCACCGGGTGGCGCCGGGCGGGTGACGACGACGAGGGGGCCATGACCGTCGCGACCGCCTTCGCCGTGGCAGCCGTCTTGGCCCTGGCCGTGGCCGTCCTGTTGGCGGGACGAGCGGCAGTGGCCACGCATGCCGCCCGATCCGCCGCGGAGCTGGCCGCGCTGGCCGGCGCGCACGCGCTCCGCGAAGGCCTCGACCCGTGCACGGCGGCGTCCAGGATCGCCGCCGCCAACGGCGCCGAGTTGCCGGTGTGCACGGTCGACGGCCACGACGTGGTGGCCCGGGCCGAGGTGCACGTGGAGCTCGGCGTGCTCGGCTCGCGAGCGGCGTCGGCGGTCGCGCGGGCGGGGCCGGTGTGA